GATCTAGGCTTAGCTGATAAACCGCTTTATGATGAGGCAAAATTTAAGCCGCTTAGTAAAAATGAGCTAAAGAAAAATTTAAGTAGTGAGCAGTATGCCGTGACGCAAGAAGCTGCAACTGAGAGGCCATTTAGCAGCGAGTATGATAAATTTGATAAAAAAGGCATTTATGTAGATATAACGAGCGGAAAGCCACTTTTCTCAAGTGCAGATAAATTTGATGCAGGATGTGGCTGGCCAAGCTTTACAAAGCCTATCACGACAACAGCTCTTTCATATAAGGAGGATAACTCTTTTATGATGAAAAGGGTCGAAGTTAAGTCGCAAAATAGTGACGCGCACCTTGGTCATGTTTTTGATGATGGTCCAAGCGATAAGGGCGGGCTAAGATATTGCATAAATGGTGCTAGCCTTAAATTTATACCGCTTGAAGATATGGCAAGACTAGGGTATGAGGAATTTATACCTTATGTAAAATAGCTTTTGTTGAAGCAAATCAATAGTTTGAAAAGTTTAATCAGAGTATAATTCTCCAAAATTAAAAGGAGAAAAAATGAGCGATTTTTTCAAAAACGCAGAGCAGTTTAATGTCGATGGTGCAACTGTGCCATTTTATAAATTTAATGAAAATGGTGTAAATTTTGTTGGCTTTGATTCACGTCCTTGCGTGCCGCCAGAGCCAATGGTCAATGCATTAATCGCTATTAAATTTGCTGATAAAGACACAAAAATTATGATGCTAAATCATAAATTTCCAGCTGGTCTTATACCAAAGATAGATAAGAGCTTTGATATAGAGCGTGAAGATATAGATGGTGGGGCTGTAAAGATGATTTTTAGCCTAAAAGACGGTGCAAACATAGAAGACGTAGATATGAGTCTTTGCCACTAAGATGCTTTTAAATACTTACGCACCACCATTTAAGTTAGTTGGTGGATATTTTATTGCTGGAATTTTCTTTTTAGCATTAAGTGTGCCGGCATTCTTTTATGCAGATTTTGATGCGATTAGCTCGCTAAATACAGCTGGTTTTTTGCATATATTTTTTGTTGGCTTTGTTATGAGCATTATCATCGGAGCACTCTATCAGCTAACCTCAGTCATATTAGAAAAGCCATTTTTTACTGCAAAAGGTGCTATTTCAAATTTGGCTATTTTTTGTCTATCGTTGCTGGGCATGTGCTACGGGATGTTATTTGCTGAGGCTAAAATTTTACAAATTAGTGGAGTTTTGCTTTTTTGCTCACTTGCCTTTTTTGCAACGACTTACGCATTAAGCTTTATGGATAATGAAAAAAAGAGCTTTGCAGCCTTTGCACTTTTTGTTTCAGCTATCTTTTTGCTAATTGGAATAACGCTTGGTTTTTGCTTGCTTATGATACTTGGCGGTACGTTGATGCTTGATTTTGAGATGACACTAAAATTTCACGTTTATTTTGTGCTAGGTTTTGTGTTTCTTGTGATACTTGGAGCTGCTAGTGTACTCTTACCTATGTTTGCATTGGCTCATGATCTAAAATTTACACTTAGTAAAGCCTCACTAGCATGCTATATTATGGGTGGTATCTTACTAGCTTTTAATGAAAATTTGTCTATTTTGTCAATATGTGTGGCGGCTTTACTTTTTATAGCTCAAGCACTTTATATTTTAAAAAAGCGCGTTAGAAAGGCGTATGATTACTGGAATGTAAATATCGTGCTTTCGTTGGTGGCTTTGCTTGGTGCTGCTGTTTTTATAGCTTTAGACAAATTAAATTTAGCTGCATATTTTTTAATATATGGCTTTTTATTTGCTTTTATCGTAGCTCATCTTTACAAGATTGCACCATTTCTCATATGGTATCACTATGTAGCACCTTTTGTTGGAAAGGTAAAAGTGCCACTTCTTGATGCTATGATACTAAAAAAGATAGCTTATTTTGGTATAGCTTTTAATGCTATCTCGCTTCTTTGCTATCTTCTCTCAACTTGCTTTGAACTAGAAAGTTTAGTGCAAGCAGGTATGATTTTTATAGCTATTAGTATAGTTTTGCTATCGATAAATATAATAAATATTTTTAGATTTACTGGTTTTAAAGGATAAAAAATGAAAGAAAAAATTTATAACGCACTGTCAAATATCGTTGATCCAGAAGTTGGCTTTGATATCGTTTCGCTCGGACTTATATACGATGCGAGTTGCGATGAAAATGGCAAAGCAAAGGTTACTATGACGCTTTCAACCAAATCTTGCCCACTGCACGAAATGATACTTGGCTGGGTAGAAACTGCCGTGCTTGATATAGAAGGTGTCAAAGAGTGTGAGATCGATCTTGTCTGGGAGCCTGAGTGGAATATACAAATGGCAAGTGATTTTGTAAAAGCACAACTTGGAGTTTAAATTTTAAGTTTTTAGATTTGAAAGTTTGTAAATTTTTAATAAGCTAGAGAGCAAAAGCTCTCTAGAAATTTTAAGGAGTTTATTTTTTATTAGTCCATTTGATGGCGCATAAATGATGGCACATCAAGTTGTGACATATAGTCTTCGTCATATCCACCACTAACTTTTTTAAGTCTTAATATACGCTCTTTTTTTATGATATCGTTTGCATTAGAAGTTTGTACTTCATCTTTTTTTTCAGTTTCTTTTTGTGAGCTTTGAAAACCTGTGGCTATTATTGTAACTTCAACCTTATTATCTTCTATTTTGTCATCAGTTGTTGTACCAAATATAATTTCAGCATCTTCATCCGCTGCCTCATGAATAATGCTCATCGCATTATTGATGTCAGCTAGTGGGCAACTAGGGCTTATTCTAAAATGAACTAAAATACCAAATGCGCCATTTATTGTCATATTATCAAGAAGTGGTGATTGTATAGCATTTTTTATAGCTTCTTGTGCTGCATCTTCGCCACTTGCTTCGCCAACGCCCATTAAAGCTAGTCCTCTATGGCTCATAATCGTTCTAACATCAGCAAAGTCTAGATTTATATCGCTTTTTCCTGAGTCAAGTACAATCGTACTCATGCCATTGACGGCTCTTGCAAGTACTTCATCAACCATTTCAAAGCTTTCTTTTATGCCAGCATTTTTATCAATTAGTGTTAAGAGTTTATCGTTTGGTATGACAACAATAGAATCGCTTTCTTTCCTGAGCTCTTCAAGGCCACAATCAGCCAATTTTCTACGTTTTTTTCCTTCAAACATAAAAGGCATAGTAACAACTGCAACTGTTAGTGCACCAATATCTTTTGCAGCTTGAGCAACTACTGGAGCTGCACCTGTACCAGTTCCACCACCAAGTCCTGTACCGATAAAAACTATATCTGATGTCTCAAGTGCACTTTTTACTTCATCGTAGCTCTCTTCAGCAGCAGCTTTTCCTATTTCAGGTCTCATGCCTGCACCTAGGCCTTTTGTCGTCTTTTCTCCAAGCTGTATTTTTGTATGTGCAAGAGAATTTTCAAGAGCCTTAGCATCTGTATTAGCAACAATAAGATCTATATTTAAATTTGGATTAACTCTTATTATGTGGTTGACCATATTGCCACCACCTCCACCTACACCTACGACTTTTATCTTTGCACCATAGATGCTTTTATTTTCTTCTACTGTGAAGCTACTCATTTTTGAAATTCTCCTTAAAATAATTGTGTAATACTATACCAAAATTTTGCAAAAGCATTTGGCTTTTTTTCTTGTTTGCTAATATCCGCAATATTGGCAAGCTCTTCTTTGTTTTTTGATTTATTTGCTATCTCTAATTCAAAATCTTTATCAGAAAAACTATCCTCTTTTTCATTTGGATCCTGCACCTCTTGTCCAAAATTTTGTACGTTTTCTTCTTCTACAAAAACATTTCTAAAATTTGCTTTCGGTTTTGAGGCTATTTCCCCTTGGTATCTCATTTTTTTCTCAGAATCAATCTCGTATGGGCTAAAGTTGCCAGCACCATACAAACAAAGCCCTATAGCACAAGAATTTGCTGGGTCTCTTAAAATTTCAAATAATCCATCCATTTCTTTTGGTTTTGCTATACGAACCGGCATTTTGTCAAATATTGCGGATGCAAGATCTCTAATACCTTCTAACTTAGTCATACCGCCAGTAAGTATTATTCCAGCACCAATGCTATCTTTATAGCCGCTATCTTCTAGCATCTTAGCAAGTACCATAAGGGTTTCTTCTGCTCTGGCATATATAACATTTGATATTATGTCTAGTGAAACTTCGTGGCTTTTTGTTTCATCTCCAAGGATCGGAAGTTCTATTAGATCAACTGACTTATTTATTAAAGCACCATAACCTAATTTTATTTCTTCTGCCTTTGGAAGAGGTGTATGCAGAGCCATAGAAAGATCATTTGTAATGTTTGCTGAGCCAACAGGTAAAAATTCGTTATATCTTATAGAATTTCCAGAATGTACCACAAGATTACAAGTAGCACCACCCATATCAACAAGTGCGGCACCAAGCTCTTTCTCGTCTTTTGTTAATGTTGCTATTGCAGAAGCATATCCTGAAAGGACTATGTTATCTAGTTGAACACCTGCTAAATTTACTGCTTTTCTTAGGTTGCTAATAGATGACTTTTGTACTGTAACAATATGTGTTTGTACTTCTAGCCTACTACCGTTCATACCTATTGGATCTTCAATATGTTCTTGCCCATCTACTTTAAAATTATAAGGAAGAACATGTAGTTTTTCATACTCATGAGGTATATCAGCTGTATGATCGGCCATTTGCATAGCACGTTCGATCTCTTTTATACCTATTTCATGATTTGGTATATTCACTACACCACTACTGTCAACGCTTTTTGTATACGCACCAGAAATAGAAACTATGACTTTTTCATAGCGTGTTCCTGCAACTCTTTGTGCCTCTATTAATGCATTTTTTATAGACTTTGCAGCTTGTTCAATATTAGTTATAACACCTTTTCTTATTCCTTGTGTTTTTTCAGTCCCAATTCCAATTATCTTAATGCCATTTTCATCATGTTGTGCTATTACTGCACAAATCTGAAAAGAGCCGACATCTATACCTAAAATTTTTGTACTCAAAATAAATTACCTTTTGATATATTCTTTAATTTCATAGTATTTTTTTAGTTTGTTTGTTAAATCTTTTATTAACTCATTATTTTTAAGCATCGTAACGTTTTGCTGTGTTATTTGCTTATAGCTATTATCTATATTATCTACAAGCAACCTTTGTTCCAAAATATCGTATATAACGGCCTTATCTTCTAATATAACATAATCTTTTTTGTTGTTAGTTTCAAAAAGTTGAGAAACAAAAGCTCTAGTTTCACTTTCATTTAGTCCTGAGATAGAGCTATTTATATCTCTACTGATAAAGCCTATATCAGTTCCTTTGAAATTTTGTAAAGACTCTTTTGCCATAGTTGTTAAGTTTTCTTTTTTCTTTTTATCTTTGTAAATTTCAAGTACCATTGCTCTTGCTTGTTCAAAACTCATAGGTTGTGGAGGAGTTATACTTTTTACTCTAACTATCAAATATCCATCTTTATATGTAAATGGTTTTATAACTTCACCAACTTTTGCACCTTTTATTTCATCAAGTGAGAATGTCGCATTATCTTCATTTATACTAACAAATTCATTTGTTGCAAGCTCAGCTTTTTTGATAGAGGTATATTTTTTTAAAGCATCAGTCTTGCTTTTCTCGATATTGTAGTCTTTGATAACTTCAGTCTTTACTTCGTCAAATGATTTGATTTTATCATCAGAGCCTTTGTATC
This window of the Campylobacter concisus genome carries:
- a CDS encoding peptidase M50, which gives rise to MLLNTYAPPFKLVGGYFIAGIFFLALSVPAFFYADFDAISSLNTAGFLHIFFVGFVMSIIIGALYQLTSVILEKPFFTAKGAISNLAIFCLSLLGMCYGMLFAEAKILQISGVLLFCSLAFFATTYALSFMDNEKKSFAAFALFVSAIFLLIGITLGFCLLMILGGTLMLDFEMTLKFHVYFVLGFVFLVILGAASVLLPMFALAHDLKFTLSKASLACYIMGGILLAFNENLSILSICVAALLFIAQALYILKKRVRKAYDYWNVNIVLSLVALLGAAVFIALDKLNLAAYFLIYGFLFAFIVAHLYKIAPFLIWYHYVAPFVGKVKVPLLDAMILKKIAYFGIAFNAISLLCYLLSTCFELESLVQAGMIFIAISIVLLSINIINIFRFTGFKG
- a CDS encoding metal-sulfur cluster assembly factor, coding for MKEKIYNALSNIVDPEVGFDIVSLGLIYDASCDENGKAKVTMTLSTKSCPLHEMILGWVETAVLDIEGVKECEIDLVWEPEWNIQMASDFVKAQLGV
- the ftsZ gene encoding cell division protein FtsZ, yielding MSSFTVEENKSIYGAKIKVVGVGGGGGNMVNHIIRVNPNLNIDLIVANTDAKALENSLAHTKIQLGEKTTKGLGAGMRPEIGKAAAEESYDEVKSALETSDIVFIGTGLGGGTGTGAAPVVAQAAKDIGALTVAVVTMPFMFEGKKRRKLADCGLEELRKESDSIVVIPNDKLLTLIDKNAGIKESFEMVDEVLARAVNGMSTIVLDSGKSDINLDFADVRTIMSHRGLALMGVGEASGEDAAQEAIKNAIQSPLLDNMTINGAFGILVHFRISPSCPLADINNAMSIIHEAADEDAEIIFGTTTDDKIEDNKVEVTIIATGFQSSQKETEKKDEVQTSNANDIIKKERILRLKKVSGGYDEDYMSQLDVPSFMRHQMD
- the ftsA gene encoding cell division protein FtsA; the encoded protein is MSTKILGIDVGSFQICAVIAQHDENGIKIIGIGTEKTQGIRKGVITNIEQAAKSIKNALIEAQRVAGTRYEKVIVSISGAYTKSVDSSGVVNIPNHEIGIKEIERAMQMADHTADIPHEYEKLHVLPYNFKVDGQEHIEDPIGMNGSRLEVQTHIVTVQKSSISNLRKAVNLAGVQLDNIVLSGYASAIATLTKDEKELGAALVDMGGATCNLVVHSGNSIRYNEFLPVGSANITNDLSMALHTPLPKAEEIKLGYGALINKSVDLIELPILGDETKSHEVSLDIISNVIYARAEETLMVLAKMLEDSGYKDSIGAGIILTGGMTKLEGIRDLASAIFDKMPVRIAKPKEMDGLFEILRDPANSCAIGLCLYGAGNFSPYEIDSEKKMRYQGEIASKPKANFRNVFVEEENVQNFGQEVQDPNEKEDSFSDKDFELEIANKSKNKEELANIADISKQEKKPNAFAKFWYSITQLF